The following coding sequences lie in one Rissa tridactyla isolate bRisTri1 chromosome Z, bRisTri1.patW.cur.20221130, whole genome shotgun sequence genomic window:
- the NR2F1 gene encoding COUP transcription factor 1 isoform X2 gives MAMVVSSWRDPQEDVAGGTPSGPNPTAAQPAREQPPQQQQGGSAAPHTPQTPSQPGPPSTPGTAGDKGAGQQGSGQSQQHIECVVCGDKSSGKHYGQFTCEGCKSFFKRSVRRNLTYTCRANRNCPIDQHHRNQCQYCRLKKCLKVGMRREAVQRGRMPPTQPNPGQYALTNGDPLNGHCYLSGYISLLLRAEPYPTSRYGSQCMQPNNIMGIENICELAARLLFSAVEWARNIPFFPDLQITDQVALLRLTWSELFVLNAAQCSMPLHVAPLLAAAGLHASPMSADRVVAFMDHIRIFQEQVEKLKALHVDSAEYSCLKAIVLFTSDACGLSDAAHIESLQEKSQCALEEYVRSQYPNQPSRFGKLLLRLPSLRTVSSSVIEQLFFVRLCS, from the exons ATGGCAATGGTAGTTAGCAGCTGGCGAGATCCGCAGGAAGACGTGGCCGGGGGCACCCCGAGCGGCCCCAACCCCACCGCCGCCCAGCCGGCCCGGGAGCAACcgccccagcagcagcaagggggCTCGGCCGCCCCGCACACCCCGCAGACCCCCAGCCAACCGGGACCCCCCTCCACGCCGGGCACGGCCGGGGACAAGGGAGCGGGCCAGCAGGGCtcggggcagagccagcagcacatcGAGTGCGTGGTGTGCGGGGACAAGTCCAGCGGCAAGCACTACGGCCAGTTCACCTGCGAGGGCTGCAAAAGTTTCTTCAAGAGGAGCGTCCGCAGGAACTTAACTTACACATGCCGCGCCAACAGGAACTGTCCCATCGACCAGCACCACCGCAACCAGTGCCAGTACTGCCGCCTCAAGAAGTGCCTCAAAGTGGGCATGAGGCGGGAAG CGGTTCAGCGAGGAAGGATGCCGCCCACCCAGCCCAACCCCGGCCAGTACGCCCTGACCAACGGCGACCCCCTGAACGGCCACTGCTATCTCTCGGGATacatctccctgctgctgcgggCCGAGCCCTACCCCACCTCCCGCTACGGCAGCCAGTGCATGCAACCCAACAACATCATGGGCATCGAGAACATCTGCGAGCTGGCCGCCCGCCTGCTCTTCAGCGCCGTCGAGTGGGCCCGCAACATCCCCTTCTTCCCCGACCTGCAGATCACCGACCAGGTGGCCTTGCTGCGGCTCACCTGGAGCGAGCTCTTCGTCCTCAACGCCGCCCAGTGCTCCATGCCCCTCCATGTGGCCCCGCTGCTGGCCGCCGCCGGCCTCCACGCCTCCCCCATGTCGGCCGACCGCGTCGTCGCCTTCATGGACCACATCCGCATCTTCCAGGAGCAGGTGGAGAAGCTGAAGGCGCTGCACGTCGATTCGGCCGAGTACAGCTGCCTGAAAGCCATCGTCCTCTTCACctcag ACGCCTGCGGCCTGTCGGATGCTGCGCACATCGAGAGCCTTCAGGAGAAGTCCCAGTGCGCGCTGGAGGAGTATGTGCGGAGCCAGTACCCCAACCAGCCCAGCCGCTTCGGCaagctgctgctgcggctgccctCCCTGCGCACCGTCTCCTCCTCCGTCATCGAGCAGCTTTTCTTCGTCCGCTTG TGCTCCTAG
- the NR2F1 gene encoding COUP transcription factor 1 isoform X3 — protein MFGYSVQRGRMPPTQPNPGQYALTNGDPLNGHCYLSGYISLLLRAEPYPTSRYGSQCMQPNNIMGIENICELAARLLFSAVEWARNIPFFPDLQITDQVALLRLTWSELFVLNAAQCSMPLHVAPLLAAAGLHASPMSADRVVAFMDHIRIFQEQVEKLKALHVDSAEYSCLKAIVLFTSDACGLSDAAHIESLQEKSQCALEEYVRSQYPNQPSRFGKLLLRLPSLRTVSSSVIEQLFFVRLVGKTPIETLIRDMLLSGSSFNWPYMSIQCS, from the exons ATGTTTGGCTATT CGGTTCAGCGAGGAAGGATGCCGCCCACCCAGCCCAACCCCGGCCAGTACGCCCTGACCAACGGCGACCCCCTGAACGGCCACTGCTATCTCTCGGGATacatctccctgctgctgcgggCCGAGCCCTACCCCACCTCCCGCTACGGCAGCCAGTGCATGCAACCCAACAACATCATGGGCATCGAGAACATCTGCGAGCTGGCCGCCCGCCTGCTCTTCAGCGCCGTCGAGTGGGCCCGCAACATCCCCTTCTTCCCCGACCTGCAGATCACCGACCAGGTGGCCTTGCTGCGGCTCACCTGGAGCGAGCTCTTCGTCCTCAACGCCGCCCAGTGCTCCATGCCCCTCCATGTGGCCCCGCTGCTGGCCGCCGCCGGCCTCCACGCCTCCCCCATGTCGGCCGACCGCGTCGTCGCCTTCATGGACCACATCCGCATCTTCCAGGAGCAGGTGGAGAAGCTGAAGGCGCTGCACGTCGATTCGGCCGAGTACAGCTGCCTGAAAGCCATCGTCCTCTTCACctcag ACGCCTGCGGCCTGTCGGATGCTGCGCACATCGAGAGCCTTCAGGAGAAGTCCCAGTGCGCGCTGGAGGAGTATGTGCGGAGCCAGTACCCCAACCAGCCCAGCCGCTTCGGCaagctgctgctgcggctgccctCCCTGCGCACCGTCTCCTCCTCCGTCATCGAGCAGCTTTTCTTCGTCCGCTTGGTAGGTAAAACCCCCATCGAAACCCTCATCAGGGATATGCTACTGTCGGGGAGCAGCTTCAACTGGCCTTACATGTCCATCCAGTGCTCCTAG
- the NR2F1 gene encoding COUP transcription factor 1 isoform X1 encodes MAMVVSSWRDPQEDVAGGTPSGPNPTAAQPAREQPPQQQQGGSAAPHTPQTPSQPGPPSTPGTAGDKGAGQQGSGQSQQHIECVVCGDKSSGKHYGQFTCEGCKSFFKRSVRRNLTYTCRANRNCPIDQHHRNQCQYCRLKKCLKVGMRREAVQRGRMPPTQPNPGQYALTNGDPLNGHCYLSGYISLLLRAEPYPTSRYGSQCMQPNNIMGIENICELAARLLFSAVEWARNIPFFPDLQITDQVALLRLTWSELFVLNAAQCSMPLHVAPLLAAAGLHASPMSADRVVAFMDHIRIFQEQVEKLKALHVDSAEYSCLKAIVLFTSDACGLSDAAHIESLQEKSQCALEEYVRSQYPNQPSRFGKLLLRLPSLRTVSSSVIEQLFFVRLVGKTPIETLIRDMLLSGSSFNWPYMSIQCS; translated from the exons ATGGCAATGGTAGTTAGCAGCTGGCGAGATCCGCAGGAAGACGTGGCCGGGGGCACCCCGAGCGGCCCCAACCCCACCGCCGCCCAGCCGGCCCGGGAGCAACcgccccagcagcagcaagggggCTCGGCCGCCCCGCACACCCCGCAGACCCCCAGCCAACCGGGACCCCCCTCCACGCCGGGCACGGCCGGGGACAAGGGAGCGGGCCAGCAGGGCtcggggcagagccagcagcacatcGAGTGCGTGGTGTGCGGGGACAAGTCCAGCGGCAAGCACTACGGCCAGTTCACCTGCGAGGGCTGCAAAAGTTTCTTCAAGAGGAGCGTCCGCAGGAACTTAACTTACACATGCCGCGCCAACAGGAACTGTCCCATCGACCAGCACCACCGCAACCAGTGCCAGTACTGCCGCCTCAAGAAGTGCCTCAAAGTGGGCATGAGGCGGGAAG CGGTTCAGCGAGGAAGGATGCCGCCCACCCAGCCCAACCCCGGCCAGTACGCCCTGACCAACGGCGACCCCCTGAACGGCCACTGCTATCTCTCGGGATacatctccctgctgctgcgggCCGAGCCCTACCCCACCTCCCGCTACGGCAGCCAGTGCATGCAACCCAACAACATCATGGGCATCGAGAACATCTGCGAGCTGGCCGCCCGCCTGCTCTTCAGCGCCGTCGAGTGGGCCCGCAACATCCCCTTCTTCCCCGACCTGCAGATCACCGACCAGGTGGCCTTGCTGCGGCTCACCTGGAGCGAGCTCTTCGTCCTCAACGCCGCCCAGTGCTCCATGCCCCTCCATGTGGCCCCGCTGCTGGCCGCCGCCGGCCTCCACGCCTCCCCCATGTCGGCCGACCGCGTCGTCGCCTTCATGGACCACATCCGCATCTTCCAGGAGCAGGTGGAGAAGCTGAAGGCGCTGCACGTCGATTCGGCCGAGTACAGCTGCCTGAAAGCCATCGTCCTCTTCACctcag ACGCCTGCGGCCTGTCGGATGCTGCGCACATCGAGAGCCTTCAGGAGAAGTCCCAGTGCGCGCTGGAGGAGTATGTGCGGAGCCAGTACCCCAACCAGCCCAGCCGCTTCGGCaagctgctgctgcggctgccctCCCTGCGCACCGTCTCCTCCTCCGTCATCGAGCAGCTTTTCTTCGTCCGCTTGGTAGGTAAAACCCCCATCGAAACCCTCATCAGGGATATGCTACTGTCGGGGAGCAGCTTCAACTGGCCTTACATGTCCATCCAGTGCTCCTAG